One Granulicella sp. 5B5 DNA window includes the following coding sequences:
- a CDS encoding ABC transporter ATP-binding protein, with protein sequence MLTLFDRPPFAVLAPTASSRRRSAYLLLSKQQRLLYILLIAARVSVGLLDLLLAGSLYLLFLVLQGIVPNNQLWWQPQSVLQVSLVAGSLVVIRSLADALSTGSLLNFVQNIYKDLLQRLTQGYSEVRWETFVQLNRSDLLNHTTYTAREASQFYLRGIELMSAQIVVLVMAVAVVAKSPTGAVGLACTLASFYALHRFFIRDRVHIAAAIREQSFGALQCVLSDMFSSGKEIRIYRNHSFFQAQIREHADAVSTESVRLSLLPQLARILSDQGVLLIFLGLLVAVQLQQGDVRRLLAIIVFYFVLSRRMLPLTSQISFLAGQIDGSYENVRLVSAELDGCSRQRNTQVQCGSPGPDTVLELEDVSFGFEEEVQILRNISFRQRHGETVILHGVSGSGKSSLLNIIAGLLQPTGGAVRVDRTRIAYVPQDTVLLDASMRTNLLFGLEGKSDKDLMRALTLAQLDTFLSAQPDGLDTRVGDNGILFSGGQRQRLGIARALVRGGTLLLLDEATSALDEENELQVLKNLEEEGLAVLLVTHRKYVRFSAQRVFNLEGCRLVEQMSPQAETPEPSSETILNMV encoded by the coding sequence GTGCTGACACTCTTCGATCGGCCTCCTTTTGCAGTGCTCGCCCCAACGGCAAGCAGTCGCCGCCGGTCGGCCTACCTGCTGCTATCGAAGCAGCAACGTTTGCTGTACATCCTTCTGATTGCCGCGAGAGTCAGTGTTGGTTTGCTGGACCTTTTATTAGCAGGCTCTCTTTATCTTCTTTTTCTGGTACTGCAGGGGATCGTGCCAAATAATCAATTGTGGTGGCAGCCGCAGTCGGTTCTTCAAGTGTCACTGGTAGCAGGATCCCTCGTCGTTATACGGTCTCTTGCGGATGCCTTGTCGACGGGTTCTCTCCTTAACTTTGTACAAAACATCTACAAGGATTTGCTTCAACGGCTTACGCAGGGTTATAGCGAAGTACGCTGGGAGACTTTTGTTCAATTAAACCGGAGTGACCTTCTCAATCACACGACATACACGGCGCGAGAGGCATCGCAGTTTTACTTGCGTGGCATCGAGTTGATGTCGGCGCAGATCGTTGTTCTGGTGATGGCGGTCGCCGTTGTGGCCAAAAGCCCCACTGGTGCCGTCGGATTGGCTTGCACCCTTGCTTCGTTTTATGCCCTGCACCGCTTCTTCATTCGCGATCGGGTTCACATAGCTGCCGCCATTCGCGAGCAATCCTTCGGAGCCCTGCAGTGTGTACTTTCGGACATGTTTTCGTCGGGGAAAGAAATTCGTATCTACCGCAACCACAGCTTCTTTCAAGCGCAGATTCGTGAACATGCTGACGCGGTAAGCACGGAGAGTGTCCGCTTGTCGCTCCTACCGCAGCTTGCCCGCATCCTGTCGGACCAAGGTGTGCTTTTGATATTTCTCGGACTGTTAGTAGCTGTGCAACTACAGCAAGGGGATGTACGACGGCTACTTGCGATTATCGTCTTCTATTTTGTTCTATCGCGACGAATGCTGCCACTCACGAGTCAGATCTCGTTTCTCGCCGGGCAAATAGATGGTTCCTATGAGAATGTTCGACTTGTGTCCGCAGAGTTAGACGGGTGTTCTCGGCAACGGAATACGCAAGTGCAGTGTGGCAGTCCAGGTCCGGATACGGTACTCGAGCTTGAAGACGTCAGCTTTGGTTTTGAAGAAGAAGTTCAGATTCTACGCAATATTTCTTTTCGGCAGCGACACGGCGAGACAGTTATATTGCATGGCGTCTCCGGCAGCGGCAAGAGTTCGCTGCTGAATATCATCGCAGGGTTGTTGCAGCCGACGGGTGGCGCAGTGCGCGTTGATCGAACGAGGATCGCATATGTGCCACAAGACACGGTGCTCCTGGATGCGTCGATGCGCACCAACCTCCTTTTTGGGTTGGAAGGCAAGAGTGACAAAGATCTCATGCGTGCCCTTACACTCGCGCAACTCGATACGTTTTTAAGTGCACAGCCCGACGGTCTCGACACGAGGGTCGGCGATAACGGAATCCTCTTCTCCGGTGGCCAGCGTCAACGTCTTGGGATTGCACGCGCGCTCGTTCGCGGTGGCACACTATTATTGCTTGACGAGGCCACCTCCGCACTGGACGAAGAAAACGAGTTACAGGTGCTCAAAAACCTGGAAGAAGAAGGTCTCGCGGTTCTGCTCGTCACTCATCGCAAATACGTGCGCTTCTCCGCGCAGCGGGTGTTCAACCTCGAGGGATGTCGACTGGTGGAGCAGATGAGTCCGCAGGCAGAGACTCCGGAGCCAAGTTCAGAGACGATTCTCAACATGGTTTAG
- a CDS encoding phytanoyl-CoA dioxygenase family protein translates to MKKFTELRADGLTTDRLREEIALHGYALIRDLIPQGAVRGVLNDVTQELTRAGWLAQGHDPMERVTFPEAACGDPDPCFKQVYQRVFNLESFHALPHHPALRRAMQMLVGEYLFVHPKPIGRLIFPNCERLVTHAHQDYEFVGGDPEFYTAWIPFHDCPLELGPLRILEGSHRHGMQEHARANLHVPEIPMDTAMGDKWVGGQVNAGDVLIFHSLTVHAASPNRTNQMRLSLDCRFQDAQRALNPSNLVFAGESGKSWEKTYAEWQSDDLKFYWKRIPLRLEPSRDELVHLAETAKSPRLRARYIRMVSQLD, encoded by the coding sequence GTGAAAAAGTTTACCGAGCTTCGCGCAGATGGACTTACCACAGATCGACTGCGTGAAGAGATTGCGCTGCATGGATATGCGTTGATACGCGACTTGATACCGCAGGGCGCAGTTCGCGGTGTTCTGAACGATGTGACGCAGGAGCTAACACGCGCTGGCTGGCTGGCTCAAGGTCATGATCCGATGGAGCGAGTAACGTTTCCAGAAGCCGCGTGCGGTGATCCTGATCCCTGCTTTAAGCAGGTGTATCAGAGGGTCTTCAATCTTGAATCATTCCATGCATTGCCGCACCATCCCGCACTTCGTCGTGCGATGCAGATGCTCGTCGGGGAATATCTCTTCGTGCATCCGAAACCTATTGGTCGACTCATCTTTCCAAACTGCGAGCGCCTTGTGACACACGCACATCAGGACTATGAGTTCGTGGGCGGAGATCCGGAGTTCTATACGGCGTGGATTCCATTCCACGATTGCCCGCTGGAGCTCGGACCGCTCCGCATACTTGAAGGATCGCATCGCCACGGTATGCAGGAGCATGCGCGAGCGAATCTACACGTTCCGGAGATTCCAATGGATACGGCGATGGGTGATAAGTGGGTTGGCGGGCAGGTCAACGCGGGAGATGTGCTGATCTTCCATAGCCTAACCGTCCATGCGGCGTCTCCAAACCGGACGAACCAGATGCGGCTTTCACTCGATTGCAGATTTCAGGATGCGCAACGTGCATTGAATCCTTCTAACCTGGTTTTTGCCGGCGAGTCAGGAAAGTCCTGGGAGAAGACATATGCCGAATGGCAGTCAGACGATCTGAAGTTCTACTGGAAGCGAATTCCTCTGCGGCTGGAACCATCGCGTGATGAGTTAGTTCATCTTGCGGAAACGGCGAAATCCCCACGTTTGCGCGCGAGGTATATCCGCATGGTTAGCCAACTCGACTAG
- a CDS encoding aldolase has protein sequence MNTVDSSATSKALHADRTAITHAAAGIAEKPQKALLYDMDLPLRRTFYPLGYAVDIVTNDPRVLRAGQESFGHRRLRRGMTPIEVRIGVTPDGSSKCPPEPARREYNHLYSLVADHANQAMIDLKTLTSFAWLNEAAFRRPLYVRYNFLEKIVYLLLGASVVTDIHAACVSKRGKGILLCGDSGAGKSTLAYGCARAGWTYTSDDTSYLINDAETPQVIGHAHRMRFRPETRSLLPELSRFEVTPRMEGKPSIEVSVTTLPVQRTSAEAAITAIVYLQRRPDTRAHLSPLPLRTATERMQNELFSAGEIRAKHMQILETLANVPTYELQYTDLNDGIEALETLALDI, from the coding sequence TTGAACACCGTTGATTCTTCTGCCACATCGAAGGCCCTCCATGCGGATCGCACTGCAATAACTCATGCTGCTGCCGGCATTGCGGAGAAGCCACAGAAGGCGTTGCTGTATGACATGGACCTTCCCCTGCGGAGGACCTTTTATCCTCTCGGTTATGCCGTCGACATCGTGACGAACGATCCTCGGGTGTTGCGCGCCGGACAGGAGAGCTTTGGTCATCGCCGTCTACGCCGGGGAATGACGCCGATCGAGGTGCGTATCGGCGTTACGCCGGACGGCTCTTCGAAGTGCCCGCCCGAACCCGCCCGGCGCGAATACAACCACCTCTACTCGCTTGTCGCCGACCATGCGAACCAGGCCATGATCGATTTGAAGACGCTCACCAGCTTTGCATGGTTGAACGAAGCGGCCTTCCGTCGCCCGTTGTATGTCCGGTATAACTTCCTCGAAAAAATCGTATATCTATTGTTGGGCGCGAGCGTAGTAACCGACATTCATGCGGCGTGCGTCAGCAAGCGCGGCAAGGGGATTCTTCTATGCGGCGATTCAGGCGCAGGCAAGTCTACGCTGGCCTATGGCTGTGCTCGCGCAGGCTGGACTTACACCTCGGACGATACCAGTTATCTGATCAACGATGCGGAGACGCCGCAGGTCATCGGACATGCGCATCGCATGCGCTTCCGTCCGGAGACCCGGTCGCTGCTCCCAGAACTCTCGCGTTTTGAGGTTACGCCTCGAATGGAGGGCAAACCTTCCATTGAAGTGTCTGTCACCACGCTGCCTGTCCAGCGCACCTCGGCCGAGGCTGCGATTACCGCCATCGTTTACCTGCAGCGTCGGCCGGATACGCGAGCGCACCTCTCGCCCCTTCCCCTGCGCACGGCAACCGAACGCATGCAGAACGAACTCTTCTCCGCCGGAGAGATTCGTGCGAAGCATATGCAGATCCTGGAAACCCTGGCGAACGTGCCGACGTACGAGTTGCAGTACACAGATCTTAACGATGGAATCGAAGCGCTCGAGACGCTGGCGCTCGACATCTAG